CGGACCACTCTTTGGCGGCGTATTAAAAAATATAATATTGAGGTTGATTTTGAGGACGAATAACCTTTAGCGGACAGTTGTCACTAAATTCACAAAGTATTTGTAAAACTGCCATAGAAAATGGCAGTTTTTTTTATTTTTGCCTTCCCTGATTATCATACACTTCAGTGATGTTTCATTTTGGAACACTCTTGCGCTAACTTAGAAAAAACCATCCTGTCAGTTAAAATTGCTCATTTCATTTTGAAACACTCATCGGTCAAATTATCTTAAGTATCATTCTGATTGCTTTTCAGATGGTCCTGTTTGCTGGGGTTATCAAGAGTAGCCGGAGGAGGCAGTCTCTTTTTTTTGTCCATTTTTTTAAATTTTTATTCGTTTCATATTGAAACAAAAAAATAGTGAAAAAAAGAACTAGTTGGGTATTAAAAAAAATATCTCAATATTCCAAATGCTTAGCATGAATGATGGATATAGTTTGTTGGCATATGTCTTGCTTTACGCTGATTAACGGAAAGCAAAATATGAATAATGTACTTATCGCTGTCGACACCTCTGAATCCAGTTTTTGGCTGGCATATTACGCTATTGCGCTAACCAAAAGAATACCTATGGATGTCTCTATTCTTATGATCGAAGATGAAAATCATAAGAGTAAAGGAGAAAAAGGTGATGAGTGGATAGGGCTTCCGGAAAAACGTTTGGAGTCTTTGCTGGCAGAGGGACACTCAGATACGTCTCATATAAATTTTTATTCAACAAAGGGTAATTTTGAAGACGAAGTCATTCAATTTATCCTTGAGAATAAGATTACGACTCTGTTCATCGGCCAGCCGGAACCGAGACGGGCTAAGCTTGATACTCAGTTTATGGCTCTCCTTGAACGGATCGGAAGTAGAACCGACTGTCACATAGAAGTTGTGCAGAAGGTTTCAGCATACGGTAGTGACAAATTTTAAGAAGTGACCATCCGCTGATGGTTGCAGAGAATATGATGGGAGAGCTTTTTCAGGGGGATATTTGTTTATATTCTGAATGAGTTTACCTGTTGCAACCAAAGTCAAAATGAAAGGAGTTATTTAATGTGGCATATGTATCTTCCCATTGCCGGGAACAGCGTTAACGTAATTCTCATCTTCATGTTGGGAGGTTTAGTTGGGCTGCTCTCAGGGATATTTGGTGTAGGAGGCGGTTTCTTGATGACTCCACTGCTCATCATGTTCGGTATTCCGCCGACCGTTGCAGCTGCATCTGACTCAAACCAGATTGTCGGAGCTTCAACATCAGGATGTCTGGCCCACTATCGCCTCGGTAATGTAGATTTTAAGATGGGATTCCTGCTTTTAATCGGTGGTATTCTCGGCGGATTCGTCGGTGTTCAAGCAATTAAGGTTCTCAGAGCCATGGGTAATGCGGATTTCTTAATTAATGTTACCTATGTTTTGATGCTCGGCGGGGTTGGGTCTTATATGTTTTATGAGAGCCTTCAAAGTTTGCGCAAAAAAGTTCCTACAGTTAAGACAGAAGCTCCCAAAAAGAAATCCTGTTATACTGCAATGCTCGAAAGTCTTCCTTTCCAGACTGACTTTAAGAAGTCCGGCGTACGTCTTTCTCTTCTCATGCCTTTGGTTCTTGGTGTTCTGGTAGGTGTTCTGGCAGCGATCATGGGAGTTGGCGGAGGCTTTATCATGGTTCCGATCATGGTTTATCTGCTTCGTATGCCTATGCATGTTGTTGTTGGTACAAGCCTTTTTCAGATTCTTTTTACCTGTATAAACGTTACAATTTTACAGTCATATACTAATCATACTGTAGACTTTGTTTTAGCTTTAATTCTTTTAGTCGGCTCAACTATCGGGGCTCAGTTTGGAACTAAGATCAGTAAAAAACTTAAAGGTGAACATCTTAAGATTTTACTGGCAACTCTTGTTCTGGCTGTAATGGTAAAAATGCTTTTCAGCCTGTTGCTCACTCCTGATGTGCTGCTGGCTTATGCAGGGGGACATTAAAATGAAGAAATATTCAATTGCACTTAGCATCTGTTTTACCATGCTTCTTATGTCCTGTGGAACTGTTTTCGCAGACGAAGATATGTCCCTCAGTTTTAAGCCAGACCATGTAACCATCGGTACAACTTATAATGGTGCAACAGTCGAGCTTAGTGGGACTGTGCCTAAAGGGTGTGCTGCTGTTGTCAGAGTCATGGGTGAGCTTAAGGATACCAAGTTCAAGAAAAAAGGTAAGGTTCTCGGTTTTCTCTGGATGAACGTTGCTACTGTTGAATTAGATCATATTCCAAGTTTGTTTTTAGTGGCTACTGATTCAGATATCTACGGTGGTGGCGGGAAAAAATGGAAAGATTTAAATATTGGATTTGATTCTGTAAAAGGAAATTCTGATACAGAGATCTTTCATGAGTTTCTTAAGCTTGTTGAGCACGAAGAACACTACATGATTGAAGACGGCGTTGTTAAATACCATGATGCTGGTAATGGACTCCGCGGATTTACCGCTGAACTGACATTGCCTTCTTCTTTACAGAGAGGTGATTATACCGTTGAAGTCCTAGCTGTACGTGATGGTAAAGTCGTAGGAAAAACTGTAAGTTCCATCTCAGCTGCTTTTAGCGGGTTTCCTAAAATCCTTTCTTCCATAGCATTTGGACATGAGATTATTTATGGAATTTCGGCTGTAATAATAGCCATTTTGGCCGGTTTATTCATGAGTATGGTTTTTAGCGATAAAGGGGCTGCTCATTAAGCTCCGAGGTAAATATTATGAATCGGTTATTTAATTTCGTACATAAAATGTTGGGCGGTAGACGCAAAAAAGTGTCTCGCTCTTTTGCCGACCTTTTTGATCGTTTTAATAGCATTTTGGAATTAAATAACCGAATTCTTACCAGCATAGCCGTAATGCACAGTAAGCTTGGCGGGGATTACATATTTGATACCCAATATCTCCGCAATGCTTCGCAGGAGCTTGAAACTCTTGTTTTAAAGCTTATCGGCGCGCTGGATTATATGTCGCCGGAAAAATATATAGCTCTCTACTGTTCACATCGTGAAATCACCGAGAAGCTGCATAGTGAACTTGCGGGGTACCCGGCTATTGCCGACAGGCTCACAGTTACTTTTGAAGGTACTACCAAAAAGGAATTCGACCTTGTAGGTGCTAAAAGTTATAATCTTGCACGAATTTCAAATATTGTAGGGATTAAAACTCCGGCTGGAATAACTATTACCACTCGGTCTTGTATGGAGTTCATGGAATACAATGACCTTAACTCCGCTATATCAGATATTAAAACAGAGTGGCTGGAAGGAAATAGAAGTTTAAGTTCTACTTCTGAAGAAATTTCCAAGCTAATTCTGGCGGGGGATGTTCCCCCAAGACTGCGCAAAGCGTTAAACCGTGTAGGGGATCAGCTTTTTCAAAAAAGTGAGAAAGGGGTCGGGCTGGCGGTCCGAAGCAGTGCATGGGGAGAGGACGGAAAATATTCTTTTGCAGGGTTGTATGAGAGTTTTATTAACGTTTCATATGATAAATTGCAGGAAGCATATCTTAAGGTTCTCGCCAGTATCTATTCTCCGGCTGCGATGGAATATCGTCAGGAGCTTGGTTACAAGATAAGTGAAAGTTTGATGGCTGTTTCATTTCAGACTGTGACCAAAGCTAAGTGCAGCGGGGTTGTTTATACCCTTTCACCTTCTGCTCCATCTGATAATACCGTTGTTATAAGCGCGACGTGGGGAATGGGGTCTGCCGTAGTTTCAGGGGAGGTTTCGGTAGATCAGTATATTATTTCTAAAGATGAGCCCCATGAGCATCTTGGCGTATCTATTGCCCGTAAAAAGCATGCGGTAAGGCTTGATCCTGAGGGAGGAGTTTTAAAAGAAGACGTCAGTGAAGAAATGCAAAGCATGCCTTGCCTGACT
This sequence is a window from Desulfovibrio sp. UCD-KL4C. Protein-coding genes within it:
- a CDS encoding universal stress protein, producing the protein MNNVLIAVDTSESSFWLAYYAIALTKRIPMDVSILMIEDENHKSKGEKGDEWIGLPEKRLESLLAEGHSDTSHINFYSTKGNFEDEVIQFILENKITTLFIGQPEPRRAKLDTQFMALLERIGSRTDCHIEVVQKVSAYGSDKF
- a CDS encoding sulfite exporter TauE/SafE family protein: MWHMYLPIAGNSVNVILIFMLGGLVGLLSGIFGVGGGFLMTPLLIMFGIPPTVAAASDSNQIVGASTSGCLAHYRLGNVDFKMGFLLLIGGILGGFVGVQAIKVLRAMGNADFLINVTYVLMLGGVGSYMFYESLQSLRKKVPTVKTEAPKKKSCYTAMLESLPFQTDFKKSGVRLSLLMPLVLGVLVGVLAAIMGVGGGFIMVPIMVYLLRMPMHVVVGTSLFQILFTCINVTILQSYTNHTVDFVLALILLVGSTIGAQFGTKISKKLKGEHLKILLATLVLAVMVKMLFSLLLTPDVLLAYAGGH
- a CDS encoding TIGR02186 family protein codes for the protein MKKYSIALSICFTMLLMSCGTVFADEDMSLSFKPDHVTIGTTYNGATVELSGTVPKGCAAVVRVMGELKDTKFKKKGKVLGFLWMNVATVELDHIPSLFLVATDSDIYGGGGKKWKDLNIGFDSVKGNSDTEIFHEFLKLVEHEEHYMIEDGVVKYHDAGNGLRGFTAELTLPSSLQRGDYTVEVLAVRDGKVVGKTVSSISAAFSGFPKILSSIAFGHEIIYGISAVIIAILAGLFMSMVFSDKGAAH